AACGGCCGCGGCCGGCTCTGGGCCAGAGGCGGCCGCGCGCCGCCAGCCGTACGGGCGGCCCGCTCCTCGACCAGCGACATCAGCTCCCCCGTCGCCCGCTTGCAGTCCGGGCACGTGCCGGGCTTCGGGCTCGCGAAGCCGCACTGCTGGCAGCGCCAGACGCTCCGGTCCTTCATTCTTTGCGGTCGCGATCTCGGTCGAGCCCCCGGATCAGCGACCGGAGCAGGAAGCTGCGCTGAACGCCGTCCAGGATCGTGACCAGCCGGTCGTACACCGTGGGATCGGCGATGAGCGCGCCCAGGGTCCCCTCGCCCTGGTTCAGCTTGGTGGTGATGGCCTTGAGGTTCGCCGTGGCGGCTTTCAGATCGTCGAGCGCCAGGCGAAGGTCGTCCTTTCCCCCGGTGTCGCGGACCAGGCTCCCCAGGGTCCCGCGGCCCCCGGCGATCCGATCGGACACGTCCCGGAAGTTCCGGGCGACCACGCGCAGGTCCTCCAGCACACCGCGGTACTTGGGGTCGAACAGGAGGGCCGGCAAGAGGCCCTCCTCCCCCTGATCGGACATCCGCCCGATCCGTTCCATGGCCTGGACGAACTTGCGCGCCGCCTCCGTCGAGCGCGGCGAGGTGAGCACCCCGACCGCGCCCTCCCCGCGCTCCAGGCGGTTCAGCACGCTCTGGGTAGTCGCCAGCATCTCGTTCAGCCGGCGCAGGGCGTGGGGCTCCTCGTAGAGCAGGACGTGGGCCCAGCTCTGGCCCTTTTCCAGCTCGGTGCCGATGCGGGCGAACTGCTCGGTGGTTTTCCGCGCGGTGGCGGCTGCCGCCGCGACGTCCTCGACGATCTTCGCCTGCTTGAAGCTTTCCGCCGTCTCGCGCAGGCTCTCGGCCAGCGCCGCCACGTTCTTCACCGTCTGGGCCCCGCTGCTCATGACTTCGGCGATGTCGGCGGGGTCCCGGGCGGCCAGCGTCCCGCCCGGCGCGAGCGGGGGCACCCGGGCGGTGCCCACGGTGATCTCGACGATCTTGTCTCCGAGCAGCCCCTGCGTCTCGATGCGCGCCACGGAATCCTGCCGGATACGGTCGGCGAACTGTCGGGCGATGTCGAGCTCGACCCGCACCTTGCCGCCCGGCTGGGCCGGCAGATGGACCTCGGCCACCCGGCCGATCTGCACACCGGCCAGCCGCACCGTGGCGCCAGCGGCCAGCCCGGCGACCTCGGTGAACTCGGCGTGGATCGTGTAGCGGGGCTCGAAAAGCCGGGTCCGCGCGCCCAGGGCATAGATCATCCCCAGGAATACCGCGATGGCGATCATCACGAAGATCCCCACCCGGAGCTGCCGGGCCGTCTCGCCGCGCTCGGCGTTCACCGGCTCACCTCGCCTCGCCCGCCAGGAAGGCCTGCACGGCGGGATCGTCCGAGTCGAGCACGGCGTCCCGGGGCCCCACGGCGGCGAACTGCCCATGGATGAGCACGGCGACGCGGTCAGCTACCGTGCGCGTCAAGTCGAGGTCGTGCGTCACCACGATCGCAGTGTCGCATACCCCGGTCCTGACCTGCGAGATGAGCTCGGCGACGAGCCGCGAGTTCGTGGGATCGAGTCCCGCCGTCGGCTCGTCGAACAGCATGAGCTCCGGCTGATTCACCAGAGCCCGGGCGATGCCGACCCGCTTTCGCATTCCGCCGGAAAGCTCGGCGGGCAGCAGCGGGAGCACCGCGCCGTTGAGTCCCACCAGGGAGAGGAAGTACGCGACCCGCTCCCGGATCTCGGGCTCGCCAAGCCTGGTGTGCTCGCGCAGCGGGTAGGCGACGTTCTCGAACACCGACAGCGAGTCGAAGAGGGCCGCGTTCTGAAAGACGAAGCCGATCCGGCGGCGTATGGGGAGGAGCTGTTCTTCCGACAGCCGCTCGATGGCGCGGCCGAGCAGGCGGATCTGGCCGCGGTCGGGTCGGAGCAGGCCGGCGATGAGACGCAAGAGCACCGTCTTACCCGATCCGCTGCCGCCCATCACCACCAGCGTCTCCCCCCGCCGCGCCTCCAGTGACACGCCGGCCAGCACCAGCGTGCTGTCGAACGCCTTCCACACGTCGACGACCTCCGCCAGCGAAACGGCAGCGTTCACCAGAACAGGCTGAGGAACAGCTTGGTCAGGAAGAAGTCCGAGATGATGACCCCCATGGTGACCTGGACGACCGTGGCCGTCGTGGCCCGCCCCAGACCCTCGGTTCCGCCCTCGGTGGCCAGGCCGTTGTAGCAGCCGATGAGCGTGACGATGATCCCGAAGAAGACGCTCTTGCCGATCCCCATGAGGAAGTCCTTGGGGACGACCCAGTACGTCGTCGTGTTCCAGTAGGCGTAGGGGTCGCTGCCGCGCTCGAACATCATCATGGCCAACCCGCCGAGGACGCCCAGCGCGTCGGCCAGCACGGTGAGGAGGGGGAACACCACGAGGGCGGCCAGCATTCGGGGAACGATGAGCCGCTTGACGTAGTTGACGCCCAGGGTGCGCAGCGCGTCGATCTGCTCGGTCACCTTCATGGAGCCCAGCTCGGCGGTGATGCCCGAGGCCACCTTGCCCCCGACCAGGATGGCGGTGAGCACGGGCCCGAGTTCGCGCAGGAGGGCCAGGGCCGTCACCGGCCCCACGTAGTTCTCGGCCCCGAAGCGAGCCATGTTCGCCGCGCTCTGCAGCGCGAACACCATGCCGGTGAAGACGGCCGCCGTCAGGGCCACGCCGAGCGAGCGTATCCCCATGACCTCCATCTCGGCCACGACGTGCCGGGCGTAGGCGGGCGGCAGCGCCAGGTTGCGCAGCACGACGCCGGCGAGCAGCCCCAACCCGCCGTACCACATGGCGGCACGCCTCAGGTAGGTCTCCATCACCGCTCCAACGTGAAGCTGGCCACGAACTCCCCGAAATCGCGGTACCACTCGGCGAAGACGTCCACGGGAGCCGCATAGGCGAGGTCGTACACGCAGCGGGTATCGCTCACCGTCACCGTTTCGATGCGAACGTGGCCGGCGTCGTCGCCGCCCGCCTCCACCACGGCGCGGGTCCCGGGCCGACCGGCGACCAGAACGGCCTCCTCCTCGATGAGGCGCCGGTCCGGCAGGCCCAAGAGCAGCTGCCGCTGCAGGACGCTGGCCGAACGCCGCGCGACCTGGGCTTCGCAGGTCGCATTCGCCAGCATCCCGGCCTGCCCGTTCCGCGGCCTCAGCTCGAGGTCGGCCCGGCTGCCGTCGACCACAGTCCATTCCGGTCCGGGAATGCGCACGCGATAGCCCTTGTCGGAATGGTAGACGCCTTGCTCCATCCGGCGCCCGGCGCAGCCGGTCCCCAGCAGCGCACCCAGGAGGCTGACCGTCACCATCCCGGCGCTGAAAACGCGCACCCGATGTTCAGGCGCTCGGCGTCGCGCGAGCCTGATGGCGCCGGGCCAGCTCCTCCAGCACGTCGCGCAGCCGAAGCCCCCGGGCCCCCAGGAGCACCAGCGTGTGAAACCATAGGTCGGCGACCTCCTCGATCACCCGCCGATCGCCCTCGCCGCCCAGAGCCGCCGTGATCACCTCGCTCGCCTCTTCGCCGATCTTCCGGGCGATCGTCGGCTCGCCTTTGGCCAACAGCCCGTTCACGTACGAGCCGGCCCGCGGGGCTGACTTGCGGCTCTCCACGATCCGCTCCAGCCGCTCCAGCATGTTGGCGGCCACGGCATCGCCCCGCACGGCGGTGAAGAAGCAGGTGCGGTTGCCGGTGTGACAGGCCTGGCCGTCCTGGTGCACCTGAACGAGCAGCGTGTCGCCGTCGCAGTCAGCGTAGAGGGCGCGGACGTGCTGCGCGTGGCCCGATGTTTCGCCTTTGCGCCACAGCTGCTGGCGGGAGCGCGACCAGAAGTGGGTGAGACCGGTGGCCAGGGTCGCTTCCAGGGCGGCCAGATTCATCCAGGCGACCATGAGCACCTCGCCGGTCTCCGCCTCCTGGACCACCGCCGGGATGAGCCCGTGCTCGTCGAACTTCAAGTTTCCCAGGCTCACGGCTCCAGCCGCACCTCCACACCGAGCTCGCGGAGGTGCCGCTTGGCCTCGGCGACGGTGTGGATCCCGAAGTGAAAGATCGACGCCGCCAGCACGGCGTCCGCGCGCCCCTCGACCAGCCCTTCGTACAGGTGCTCCAGCGAGCCGGCTCCGCCCGACGCGATCACCGGCACCTCCACCGCCTCGGCCACCGCCCGTGTGAGCTCGAGGTCGTAGCCGTCCTTGGTGCCGTCCCGGTCCATGCTCGTCAACAGGATCTCGCCGGCGCCGAGCTCGGCCGCCGTGCGCGCCCACTCGACCGCGTCGCGTCCGGCCGGCCGGCGGCCGCCGTGCGTGTACACCGCCCACCGCGGCGCGCCGGCCCCCGGGACCCGGCGCGCATCGACGGCGACCACGATGCACTGGCTGCCGAACCGCTCGGCGGCCTCCCTGATGAGGGCGGGGCGCTGCAGGGCCGCGGTGTTGAGCGACACCTTGTCGGCGCCGGCCCGCAGCAGGGCCCGCACGTCGCCGATCCCGCGGATGCCGCCGCCGACCGTCAGCGGCATGTAGATCCCCTCGGCCGTGCGGCCGACGACGTCGAGCATGATCTGCCGGTGCTCGTGGGAGGCCGTGATGTCCAGGAAGACCAGCTCGTCGGCACCCTGGGCGTCATAGGCCAGCGCGGCCTCCACCGGGTCGCCGGCGTCGCGGAGGTCGACGAAGCGCACGCCCTTGACGACGCGGCCGTCCTTGACGTCCAGGCAAGGGATGACGCGCTTGGCCAGCATGGGTTACTCAGAGGGGGGCTTCGCCCCCCTTGAGTCGGAGGGGGCCTTGACGGCCGCCTCCGAAGCCTCCCCCAGGATTCGGATTGCGCGGGCAGAGCCCGCGCACGAATTCAATGCGTGCAGTGCTGCGGGAAGATCGATGAGCCCGGTGTACAGGGCGCGGCCGACGATGGCACCCTCGACGCCGGGGATGGCGGCGAGAGCCAGGAGGTCGTCGAGGTTGGAGACGCCGCCCGACGCGAGAACCGGCATCCCGGTGGCGTCGGCCAGCGCCGCCGTGGCCGTCACGTTCGGGCCTTGCCCCGTCCCGTCCCGGCTCACGTCCGTGTAGAGCAGGGCCGCCGCGCCGGCCGTCCGGGCCCGGCGACCGAGCTCGATGACGGTGATCTCGGCAACCTCGGTCCAGCCCTTCACCGCTACCCGGGAATCGCGCCCGTCGACGGCGACGATGATGCGCCCCGGATGCTCCTGACACATGGTGGTCAGGAACGTGGGATCGAGGGCCCTGGTCCCCAGGACCACCCATCGGGCCCCGGCCTGGAACGCCGCCGCCACGGCGTCGGCATCCCGGAGGCCTCCGCCGACCGCAACCGGCACCGGCACCGCTTTGATGACCCGGGCGACCACGTCCGACTGCCTGGGTCGGCCCAGAGCCCCGTCCAGGTCGACGACGTGCAGGCGCTCGGAGCCGAGATCCACCCAGCGGCGGGCCATGGCCGCGGGATCCTCGGAGAATACGGTTTCCTGGTCGGCCCGGCCCTCGCGCAGGCGCACGCAGAGCCCTCCCCGGATGTCGACAGCCGGAATGACGGTCATCAGCCGCCTTTCACGACCGCGGCGAAATTCTCCAGCAGGCGCAGCCCCCAGCGCTGGCTCTTCTCCGGGTGGAACTGCGTCGCGAAGAACCGGCCGCGCTCCAGGGCTGCGGCGAAGCGCACGCCGTACTCGCACCAGGCGACCCGTACGGCGGTTCCCTCGGCGACGACCGGGTAAAACGAGTGCACGAAGTAAAAGTGGGCCCCCACGGGGATGCCCGCGAAGAGTCGGAGGTCGGCGTCGTAGTAGACACGGTTCCAGCCCATGTGCGGGATCTTCCGGCCGGGCGGGAAGCGCCGGACCACGCCGGGCACGATGTCGAGCCCACGGCCCTGGCCGAACTCCTCGCTGCTCGAGAAGAGCAGCTGATAGCCCAGGCAGATGCCGAGGAAGGGCCGCCGCCCGTCCAGGGCGCGCATCAACGGGGCCCGCAGCCCCAGCTGCTCCAGGTTCGTCATGGCGTCGTGGAACGCCCCGTCGCCGGGCAGCACGACAGCGTCGGCCTCGTCGACCACCCGGGGGTCCTGGGTGATCGTGGCCGGCACCCCGACCCTCAAGAACGCCTTCTCCACCGAGCCCAGGTTGCCGCGACCGTAGTCGATGACCGCGATCACAGGCTCGCCTCGCCTTCGGCTGCGGCTCGCACTACCACGATCACAACCGCCCCTTGGTCGAAGGCACGGCGTCGGCGATGCGAGGGTTGATCCGGCTGGCCTCGGCCAGCGCCCGGCCCACCGCCTTGAACACAGCCTCCGTGATGTGGTGGAGGTTGTGGCCGTAATGCATCGTCACGTGCAACGTGATCTCGGCGTTGAAGGCGAAGGCCCGGAAAAACTCCTGGAGCATGTCGAGGTCGAAGTTGGCCACCCGGGTGCGGGCCACCGGCACGTTGAACACGAGGAACGGCCGGCCGGAGATGTCGACGGCGGCCGACACCAGAGCCTCGTCCATGGGCACGAACGCGGTGCCGTACCGGACGATCCCCCGCTTGTCGCCGGAGGCCTCGCGCAGGGCCTGGCCCAGAACGATGCCGACGTCCTCTACCGTGTGGTGGATGTCTACCTCGACGTCCCCGCTGGCCTCCACCGTCAGGTCCATGAGTCCGTGCTTGGCCCAGGCCTCCAGCATGTGGCTGAAAAAGGGGATCGGCGTGCCCACCTTGGCGGCGCCGGTGCCGTCGAGGTTCAGGCTGATCGCCACGTCGGTCTCCTTCGTCTTGCGTTCCACGCGGGCCTGGCGCACCGCTCGGCTCATCGGCTCTCTCCTCCGGCCCGGACGTCGGCGGCCCGCCGGTGGCCGCCCAGGCCTTCGATGTCCGCCAGGGCGCGCAGATGTGGAAGGGCGGCCTGCAGGCCCGCGCTCGAGTACTCGATGACGCTCGACCGCTTGACGAAGTCCTCCACCCCGAGCGGCGAGGAGAAACGGGCGGTGCCTGCCGTGGGCAGGACGTGACTGGGGCCGGCGACGTAGTCGCCGACGACCTCCGGCGTCCGGCCGCCCACGAAGATGGCGCCGGCGTGGCGCACGCGCGGCAACAGCGCTTGCGGGACGCGCACCAGCAGCTCCAGGTGCTCGGGCGCCAGCAGGTTGGCCAGATCCGCCGCCTCTTCGAGCGTGCTGACCAGGACGAGGGCGCCGTGCCCCTGCAGGGCTGGGCCAGCGATCTCCTTGCGGGCGAGGCGTTCGAGCTGGGCGGCGAGCGCCCCCACGACGCGGGGCGCCAGGTCGGCAGCATCGGTCACGAGCACGGCCCGGGCCATGGGGTCGTGCTCGGCCTGGGCCAACAGGTCGGCGGCGATCCACTCGGGATCGGCATACGCGTCGGCGATCACGAGCACCTCGCTGGGTCCCGCGACCATGTCGATGCCTACGTCTCCGTACACCCTGGCCTTGGCCAGGGCCACGTAGACGTTGCCGGGTCCCACCACTTTGTCGACCTTCCGGATGGTCCTCGTGCCGTAGGCGAGCGCCGCGATGGCCTGAGCCCCTCCCACCCGCCAGGCCTCGGTGACCCCGGCGACGCGCGCGGCGGCCAGCACGGTGGGGTCCACGTTCCCGGCACGCCCGGGCGGGCTGACCAGGACGATCTCGGGCACGCCGGCGACGCGGGCAGGCACGGCCGTCATCAGCACCGTCGATGGATAGGCGGCGCGACCGCCGGGCACGTAGATCCCCACCCGGTCCAGCGCCCTGACCTCCTGGCCCAGAATCGAGCCGTGCTCGTCGGTGATCCGCCAGGTCTTGGGCAGGGCCGCCGCGTGGTAGCGCTCGATGCGCTCGGCGGCATACAGGAGCGCGGCGCGCACGGACGGCTCGAGGGCCCGCTCGGCGGCCTCCAGCTCCTCCGGCGGAATGGCCAGCGCCGCCGCCGTGGACACGGCCAGCCCGTCGAACCGCGCGGTGAGCTCCAGGAGCGCCGCGTCGCCGCGCTCGCGAACGGCGCACAGGATGTCGTCGACCGCCCGGGGGATGGCCGGATCGACGGCCGCCGGCGGCCGCGCCAGCTCGCGCGCCACGGCGGCCAGGCCCAGACGGCGGGCGTCGAGCGTGCGAATCATCGTCGGGAGCCCCGAGTGGCCGGCGGGGCCGCCGCACGCCCGCGCAGCTCGTCGAGAAGCTCGGTGACGGCCGCGTACTCCGTCTTCATCGACGCCCGGTTGACGATCACCCGGGCGGTGGAGCGCGCGATCTCGGCCACTTCGACGAGCCCGTTGGCCCGCAGCGTTTCCCCGGACTGCACGAGATCGACGATGCGCTCGGCCAGTCCCACGAGGGGAGCGAGCTCGATCGACCCGTCCAGGCGCACGATCTCCACCTGCACGCCATGCTCCGAGAAGTACCGCTCGGTCATCCTCGGGTACTTGGTGGCGACGCGAACCCACGACCATTTGGCGGGATCGTCGCGCTCCCACAGCTCGCGCGGCTCGGCCACCACCAGCCGACAGAAGCCGAAGCCAAGGTCGAGCGGCTCGTAGACGTCGGGCTCCTGCTCGAGCAGGATGTCCTTGCCGACGATGCCGAGGTCGGCGGCGCCGTAGGTGACATAGGCCGGAATGTCGGCCGGCTTGAGGAAGAGCAGCCGGAGGCCCCGGCGCGGGTCGCTGAAGATCAGCCGTCGCGACTCGGCGTCGATGCCATCCACGCCCAGCTCGCGCAGGAGCGCCAGCGCCCCGTCCAGCAGCCGCCCCTTGGGCAGGGCCAGGGTGAGTCGCTCCTTCACGGCCAGCGCTCGATGCGGGCGCCCAGCCCGCGCAGCTTCACCTCCAGCCGCTCGTAGCCGCGGTCCAGGTGATAGACGCGGGAGACCTCGGTCCGCCCGCCGGCGGCCAGCCCGGCCAGGACCAGGGCGGCCGAGGCCCGCAGGTCGGACGCCATCACCGGGGCGCCCTGGTAGGAGGGCACGCCCCGGATGATGGCCGTGGAGCCTTCCGTCTCGATCCGGGCGCCCATGCGCACCAGCTCGGCGGCGTGCATGAAGCGGTTCTCGAAGATCGTCTCGGTGATGCGAGACTGCCCGTCGGCCAGGCCCAGCAAGGTCATCAGCTGAGCCTGCATGTCAGTGGGGAAGCCCGGGAACGGGCTGGTGGTGATATCGGCCGGGCGCGGCCGCTCGGGGCCGCGCACGCGGATGCGGTCCGCCCCGATCTCGAGGGTCACGCCGCACTCCTCCAGCTTGGCCAGCACGGCGGTGATGTGATCGGGAACCAGCCCGGACACCAGCACGTCCCCGGCGGTGACGGCGGCCGCGACGAGCAACGTCCCCGCTTCGACGCGATCGGGAATGATCGAGTGCAATGCGCCGCCCAGGTCCGACACGCCCTCGATCTCGATGCGGGGAGTTCCCGCCCCGTCGATGTGCGCCCCCATGGCCTGGAGCAGGCGCGCGAGATCGACCACCTCCGGTTCCCGGGCGGCATTCTCGATGACCGTCGTGCCCTGGGCCAGGGTGGCCGCCATCATGAGGTTCTCGGTGCCCGTGACCGTCACCAGATCGGTGGCGATGCGCCCCCCCTTGAGCCGGCTGGCCCGCGCCACCACGTAGCCGTTCTCGATGGCGATCTCGGCCCCGAGCTTGGCCAGCCCCTTGAGGTGCTGGTCGATGGGACGCACCCCGATGGCGCACCCCCCGGGCAGGGCGACGCGGGCGGAGCCGTGACGGGCCACCAGGGGGCCCAGGACGAGCACGGAGGCGCGCATCGTGGAGACCAGGTCGTAGGCGGCGACGTCGCTGCTGACGTGCGGGACCCGGACACGGGCCCGGGACCCCAGCCGATCCACGGAGGCCCCCAGCGTCTGCAGCAGGCGCACCATGGTGTGGACGTCCTGGAGATCGGGGACGTTGGGAAAGGTGAGCGGTTCCGCGGTGAGCAGCCCGGCCGCCAGGGCCGGCAGCGCGGCATTCTTCGCGGCGCTGACGGAGACCGAGCCTCTCAGCGGGATACCTCCCTCGATCGCCAGTCGGGCCGGCATCAGGACACCCGGAGGGGGGCTTCGGACCATACGGAACGGGCGGAGATGAAGCGGGCGACGCCGGCGAGGTCGCGGTGAACCGCGGCATCGACCAGGCCGGCGTCCTCCGCCAGCCGCCGCACCGTCTCGGCCTGGTCGCCTCCGGCCGACTCGACCACGAGCCCGCCTCCCGGGCGAAGGACGCGCCTGGCCTCCAGGAGCAGCCCGGCCAGAACCACGAGGCCGTCGTCGCCACCGTCCAGCGCCATTCGCGGGTCGTGATCCCGGACTTCGGGCGCCAGGCCGGCGAGCAGACCCGTGGGCAGGTACGGCGGGTTGGAGACGATCAGATCGGCCACCCCAGGCCCCACTGCCGCCAGCACGTCGACGGCGGCCGGCAGGACCCGGCTCAGGCCCAGCCCGCGGGCGTTGTCGCGGGCGACCCGCAGGGCGGCCACCGCCGTGTCGGTGGCGACCACCAGCACGTCTCCGCGCTCGGCGGCGATGGCGGCGGCGACGCATCCCGAGCCGGTGCCGACGTCGACGACGACCGGGCGCCGGCCGGCCCGGGGCGGCGGCAGCAGACCCAGGGCGAGGTCGACCAGGACTTCGGTCTCCGGCCGGGGGACCAGGACGTCGGGACTCAGGCGCAGGCACAGCCCGCGGAAACTCTCCCAGCCCAGGATGCGCTGCAGCGGCTCACGGCGCCGGCGCCGCTCGACCGCCGCCTCGTACCGCGCGAGCAGGCCGGCGTCGGGCTGCTGACTCAGGAGCAGCCCGAGGTCGCCACGGCGAGCGCCGAGCAGGCCGGCCAGCAGCCATTCGGCGTCCGCGCGTGGCGTGTCGACCCCCGCAGCGGCCAGCCGCGTCGCCGCCGTGTGCAGCACCTGCGCCACCGTCGCGCCGGTCACGACGACACCCGCTCCAGCCGCTCGGCATGCTCGGCCGCCGCCAGCGCGTCGATGAGCTCGTCGAGGTCGCCCTCCAGCACGGCGCCCAGCCGATGCAAGGTCAGCCCGATCCGGTGGTCGGTGACACGGGCCTGGGGAAAGTTGTAGGTCCGGATCCGCTCGCTGCGCTCACCGGTGCCCACCTGGCTGCGCCGGTCGGCGGCGATCGCCGCCTGCTGCTCCTGCTGCGCGCGCTCCAGCAGACGGGCCTTGAGGACGCGCAGGGCCTTCGCCCGGTTCTTGATCTGCGACCGCTCATCCTGGCAGGTCACCACCAGCCCGGTGGGCAGGTGGGTGATGCGGACGGCCGAGTCGGTGGTGTTGACTCCCTGGCCGCCGGGCCCCGAGGAGCGATAGACGTCGACCTTCAGATCCTTCTCGTCGATCTTCACCTCGACATCCTCGGCCTCCAGCAGGACCGCCACCGTCACCGTGGAGGTGTGGATCCGCCCGGCCGACTCCGTGACCGGCACGCGTTGCACCCGGTGGACGCCACGCTCGTACTTGAGCCGGCTCCAGGCGCCCCGCCCCTGGACGAAGAGGATGATCTCCTTGAGTCCTCCGACACCGGTCGGGCTCGAATCCATCACCTCGACCTTCCAGCGCAGGCGCTCGGCGTACTTCGTGTACATCCGCGCCAGATCGGCGGCGAAGAGCGCGGCTTCGTCGCCGCCGGCGCCGGCCCGGATCTCGAGGAAGACGTTCTTGGCGTCGTTGGGGTCCCGGGGGACGAGGAGCCGCGTCAGCTCGCCCTCCAGGTCGGCCTGCTGGCGGCTCAGCTCCTCGATCTCGGCCTGGGCCAGGGCCTGGAGCTCGCGGTCGCTGTCCTCGGCGAGCAGGTGGCGGGCCTCGCCCAGG
The Candidatus Methylomirabilota bacterium DNA segment above includes these coding regions:
- the prfA gene encoding peptide chain release factor 1 produces the protein MFDKLRQIEERSEELSRALADPRLYGNPTELARLRKEHAETAEIVEHFQRYREILRRLGEARHLLAEDSDRELQALAQAEIEELSRQQADLEGELTRLLVPRDPNDAKNVFLEIRAGAGGDEAALFAADLARMYTKYAERLRWKVEVMDSSPTGVGGLKEIILFVQGRGAWSRLKYERGVHRVQRVPVTESAGRIHTSTVTVAVLLEAEDVEVKIDEKDLKVDVYRSSGPGGQGVNTTDSAVRITHLPTGLVVTCQDERSQIKNRAKALRVLKARLLERAQQEQQAAIAADRRSQVGTGERSERIRTYNFPQARVTDHRIGLTLHRLGAVLEGDLDELIDALAAAEHAERLERVSS
- the prmC gene encoding peptide chain release factor N(5)-glutamine methyltransferase; translated protein: MTGATVAQVLHTAATRLAAAGVDTPRADAEWLLAGLLGARRGDLGLLLSQQPDAGLLARYEAAVERRRRREPLQRILGWESFRGLCLRLSPDVLVPRPETEVLVDLALGLLPPPRAGRRPVVVDVGTGSGCVAAAIAAERGDVLVVATDTAVAALRVARDNARGLGLSRVLPAAVDVLAAVGPGVADLIVSNPPYLPTGLLAGLAPEVRDHDPRMALDGGDDGLVVLAGLLLEARRVLRPGGGLVVESAGGDQAETVRRLAEDAGLVDAAVHRDLAGVARFISARSVWSEAPLRVS